The genomic segment CCTTGTGATTGAAAATGATTAAGTAAATTGCAACGTGTTGTGTTCTGTGTTGGAGACCGGAtaattacctgagtgtagttacaggatgagagctacgctcgtggtgtcccgtcttcccagcactctttgtcgtataacgctttgaaactactgacggttttggcctccaccaccttctcacttaacttgttccaaccgtctacctctctgtttgcgaaataaaactttctaatatatttTCGACACCTCTGTTTTTTTAGCTAGAATCTGTGGTcgcttgttcgtgaagttgctggtttcaggaattcctctttgtcaatttagtCAAtttctgttagtattttgtaagtggtgatcatatcccctcttttCTTCTATATTTTAGTTCTGGCATGTctctctagtctctcctcgtaactcatgttttCAGTTCCGGAGCCAGTTTGTACCACGCCGTTACATattcttcagtgtgtgtgtgtgtgtgtgtgtgtgtgtgtgtgtgtgtgtgtgtgtgtgtgtgtgtgtgtgtgtgttgtgtgtgtgtgtgtgtgtgtgtgtgtgtgtgtgtgtgtgtgtgtgtgtgtgtgtgtgtgtgtgtgtgtgtgtgtgtgtttttgtgtgtgtgtgtttttgtgtgtgtgtgtgtatgtgtgtgtgtgtgtgtgtgtgtgtgtgtgtgtgtgtgtgtgtgtgtgtgtgtgtgtgtatgtgtgtgtttttgtgtgtgtgtatgtgtgtgtgtgtgtgtgtgtgtgtgtgtgtgtgtgtgtgtgtgtgtgtgtgtgtgtttttgtgtgcgtgtgtgtgtttttgtgtgtgtgtgtgcgtgtgtgtgtgtgtgtgtgtgtgtgtgtgtgtgtgtgtgtgtgtgtgtgtgtgtgtgtgtgtgtgtgtttgtgtgtgtgtgtgtgtgtatgtgtgtgtgtgtgtgtgtgtgtgtgtgtgtgtgtgtgtgtgttttgtgtgtgtgtgtgtgtgtgtgtgtgtgtgtgtgtgtgtgtgtgtttttgtgtgcgtgtgtgtgtttttgtgtgtgtgtgtgcgtgtgtgtgtgtgtgtgtgtgtgtgtgtgtgtgtgtgtgtgtgtgtgtgtgtgtgtgtgtgtgtatgtgtgtttgtgtgcgtgtgtttgtgtgtgtgtttgtgtgcgtgtgtgtgtgtgtgtgtgtgtgtgtgtgtgtgtgtttttgtgtgcgtgtgtgtgtgtgtgtgtgtttgtgtgtgtgtgtgtttgtgtgcgtgtgtgtgtttgtgtgcgtgtgtgtgtgtgtgtgtactcccttagttgtgtctgcaggattgagcattgactcttggatcccgaaaatcttgtgtgtgtgtgtgtggccactggagaccgtgtgtgtggtggccactggagaCCGTGCGTGTGGTGGGCAATGTTGGAGACGTTGCATGTTGCCCACTGTTAAGAGACCATATTGTCAGGACAGGAAGCAGAGGGTGTGGCGAGTGAAGGGCCCAGAGTGTGGTCAGGAGGAAGGGCAGAGCATGTGGGAGGGGTGGGAAGGTTTCGGGTTTCCTGGGAAAGGAGACGGACAAAGACTCACCAAAGACAAGTAATGAAGGGTGGAGAGTGAAGACTGAGGGGGAATATTTAATGGTCTTTAATGGTGCTCTGTGTTTGGAGGTAACCGGACACCTTCTTTGTGTGTTGTTAACACGGGTGCCCCGGTCCATGGCCCCGCTCCGCTCTCTGTGGGTCCCAATCTCTTGTGTAGTCTCGAGTAGGTTAATACATAACAAGTCTTTACAGCTGTAGAGTTTACAGAGTTTCTGCTCTCTAAGAGGTCTTGttgacctcacacacacacgcgcgcacacacacacacacacacacacacacacacacacacacacacacacacacacacacacacacacacacacacacacacacacacacacacacacacacacacgcacacacagtagATTTCTCTACtgggatagagcccagtaggcacaggaacctgtacacctgttgattgacggttgagaggcgggaccaaagagccagagctcaacttccgcaagtacaactaggtgagtacacacacacacacacacacactcacacacacacacacacacacacacacacacacacactcacacacacactcacacactcacacacacacacatgacacctaGACTAGAACACCTCAAGACCTCATCATAATTCACTAAAAATGAAACACTACTTGAATTGGAAAATTGTTTGACTCACATATGGAACTATTGATATTCAACCATAAAAACTCTGATTAAAAATATTTGTTGAAATTAAATGTTTTTAATTCATATCACTCGCAGGATGCTTTGAAATATGTTTCTAATTATATCTATATTTTGTTATCTATATCTATTGAACAGAATTGTCTTTATCTATTGTCTTTATCTGTCCAAGGTTGAAAGTCAGATGCTTGTTGCTAGCCATATGCAACctagcagaaggggggggggggatgactggTAATCGCAAAGGGTTGTCATATGAGGGTCGGGAATGTCTCCAAAAGttagttgtaatgaaatgttatgCCGGAAATCCGTAGAGTTAACCGCTATTGCAAATGCTGGTGCATTCGGATTTTGATATACAAAAATCTACGTACAGGTGACAGAGTTACAGTCTGGCGCAAACCTTAGGTTACAGTGATGGAGATAGTGTGTAGGGAAGATACTTTGAAGTAGACAGTATGTAGGGAAAATGGTGACTgtcaggggaagggagagagcaTCTGGAATAGGTGACGGGGCGAGCGAGACGGAGAGGGTAGGTTTTAGGGCAGAAAAAAAACGgaatgtgggtgtatgtgtggcgGGGGAAAGACTggatagggtgtgtgtgtgcaagggAGAAACGGCAATTTTTCCCCCAAAAAATGTCCCGAGCGAAGGTATTAATATCAAACAATTCAACTCAACTGGAGGCAAAAGGGGAGTTTAAGTGGAGAAATGAGATAAGGTGAGTAAGTAATTACAGACTGGAGCACCTAGTTACCAGGACGCTAACGAGGTGGGGACGGGAGTGTGGTCCTGTTGACGACGGATAGGCTGTTTGGGCCGAGGTAACGAGGCCATTTGTCACAAGATGACCAATCTTGTGACATGTTGCCAGCGAGTTTAAACAGTCACACTTGGGTAAGTAGCCAGGCTTACTGCGAGAGTCACCCACCAGTGTAAACAATATATTTGTGTATGTTTAAGATGTTTACACAGTGATACAACAATAtgtgcacgcgcgcgcacacacacacacacacacacacacacacacacacacacacacacacacacacacacacacacacacacacacacacacacacacagataacggGACACAACAGGGAAGGAATAAGGTCAGGAgggaagaggtcaggaggggagaGGTCAGGAGGGGAGAGGTCAGGAGGAGTGAGGTCAGGAGGGGAGAGGTCAGGAGGGGAGAGGTCAGGAGGGGAGAGGTCAGGAGgggagaggtcaggaggggtcaggtcaggaggggagaggtcaggaggggagaggtcaggaggggagaggtcaggaggggtcagGTCAGGAGGGGTCAGGTCAGGAGGGGTCAAGTCAGGAGGGGAGAGGTCAGGAGGGGAGAGGTCAGGAGGAGTGAGGTCAGGAGGGGAGAGGTCAGGAGGAGTGAGGTCAGGAGgggagaggtcaggaggggtcaggtcaggaggggtcaggtaaggaggggtcaggtcaggaggggagaggtcaggaggggtcagGTCAGGAGGGGAGAGGTCAGGACgggagaggtcaggaggggtcaggtcaggaggggtcaggtcaggaggggtcaggtcaggaggggtcaggtcaggaggggagaggtcaggaggggtcaggtcaggaggggagaggtcaggaggggtcagGCCAGGAGGGGAGAGGTCAGGAGgggagaggtcaggaggggtcagGTCAGGAGGGGAGAGGTCAAGAGgggagaggtcaggaggggttaggtcaggaggggtcaggtcaggaggtgtcaggtcaggaggggtcaggtcaggaggggtcaggtcaggaggggtcaggtcaggaggggagaggtcaggaggggagaggtcaggaggggtcagGTCAGGAGGGGTCAGGTCAGGAGGGGTCAGGTCAGGAGGGGTCAGGTCAGGAGGGGTCAGGTCAGGAGGGGTCAGGTCAGGAGGGGTCAGGTCAGAAGGGGTCAGGTCAGGAGGGGTCAGGTCAGGAGGGGTCAGGTCAGGAGGGGTCAGGTCAGGAGGGGTCAGGTCAGGACgggagaggtcaggaggggtcagGTCAGGAGGGGTCAGGTCAGGAGGGGTCAGGTCAGGAGGGGTCAGGTCAGGAGGGGTCAGGTCAGGAGGGGTCAGGTCAGGAGGGGTCAGGTCAGGAGGGGTCAGGTCAGAAGGGGTCAGGTCAGGAGGGGTCAGGTCAGGAGGGGTCAGGTCAGGAGGGGTCAGGTCAggaggggtcaggtcagggaAGTAAGAGTGACACATGAAGGTCTTATACAATAATATACAGTTTATGAAGTATTAATATAACAAAAAGTAATCAATGTGGAGTTTTCCATCATGTTGTCAGAAGGTTCAGCGTTGTCTGGTGGCTGTAAACTCCGTTGTCTGGTGGCTGTAAACTCCGTTGTCTGGTGGCTGTAAACTCCGTTGTCTGGTGGCTGTAAACTCCGTTGTCTGGTGGCTGTAAACTCCATTGTCTGGTGGCTGTAAACTCCGTTGTCTGGTGGCTGTAAACTCCGTTGTCTGGTGGCTGTAAACTCCGTTGTCTGGTGGCTGTAAACTCCGGACACTGCCATATAATGTTGATGTTCCCACATgatgagtttaccatccttaaacGGCAGGTTTATTTAGGTTTGATAAATACTTACATCTGAGTTTGGTGATGTTCCACCACCATGAACTTTGTCACAAGCTGGTGTAGTTTACACCTTCCCTGGGACGAGGTTGTTGGTGTTGTAAGTCCGGCTTCTGGCCAGGCTTAACTGGTAGTTAATATCTTGTGTTTTATCCCGTTACAGACTTTATGGCAACTGTTGAATATGTTGCTAACTGTCTGTTGCGTCGGGGAAGTGATCAGTTGTTCTTGTAGTGTTGTTAGCGTCTCTGACCATGACCTTCAGTCCTGCCCTTCACCATCCCTAATGATGCATGTTGGGTAGTTATGGCTCATGTTGCCCAATCACTCTGGCACAGCTCCAGGCAACAGTCATGTGGCAACCACTCAACGCTGCTAACGTTAATCCGCCGTTGTTTAACCGTTACTCGAGGCTGTGTTTGGCGGCTGATATATGGAGTCAGTGATGCACTGGTTCTCACCTTCAAGCACCTGCTGGCTACCTGTCCCAAGAAAGGGGAAGAAGCTAATAATTAAGCCAAGATTTGTACTGTTATCACCATGAACGGAAAAGTAATCTTGGTCGTTTTCTTAGGTTGGTTCCCTATAGACCGTGAACTCTAGTGTCACAATCTTTCGTTATCAGTGTCTGGGAAGGAAAGAGAATCATCTCTATTTCTAAAGAAAAGTGTAATACAGGTTCAACTTCACTGTTATTCTCTCAGTGTTAACTGGACAAAAAGTAGACTAAAGTAAACTGTCAGTGTATACCCAGAGAAGTTGGGTACACCTCTCGGGTATATCTCccgtcataataataataataataataataataataataataaagacaaATTCAATAATAATGTGAGTACTCGGACTGGCCACAAGTGTTGTGGTCTGAGCAACACAAACCTCCAGAAACACTGGTTCTTGTCTCTAGGCGGAGCCGCCACCGGAGCATCCTGACTGTTGTTGTCGTAGCCAAGTCCACCTCAGCCACGACGCCATTGGAGATAAGGAACGCGCGCTAAACAACGGTTCAAGAGAGAGGCGAAGATAAAACTGGAAATGACAAGAGAGAGAAGTGGGAGAAATTGTTAAGGGTTTTGGGGTTGTGTTGACGTGCGCTGCGTGCGACGAAATATCAAATGGAATTTAGTGTTGCCGCGGCGAAAGAAATTGCTTTATCAGTTAGAGAAAGTCGACGGCATGAAGGAAGTGCTTTCTCTTGCGCCTGGCCTCGAGGGGCCAAAACTGGCCTCGTTCAAGTGTAACAATGGTTCTCCTTCTTTATGGCCTCCTTACAACTTTTTTCTTAACTGAAGGTCACCCAATAGCTGGCTGAAGCATTTTTTGCCCAGCATATAATTAAGAAAAGCAATTTCTTGAATTTATGGAAGTGGAGCCGTGAAGCAGCGTAGAACAAACTGGCCATGAAATTGGGAGGAGTGTGAAATGGCAGAAACAGGAAGAGAGAAAGGCAAGAAAATTCGCTGGTTAAGACAATCAGAAAAGACTAGAGAGAGAAAAATATTGAAGAATGGCAGTAAGAAGTAGGAATTTATGCTTATTAAGAGGAGACGGAGCAGGGGAAATCTTCTTCTGAATGGACAGATGAACGACAGAAAATACTTTACACGAACGTAACCATCAAGTCGAACGGAAAGAAAATATAGAAATATGAACCGTGTGTAGAAGGTGGACAGTATCCATGCAAATTAGGTGATAGGACTACAAATTTTGACAATTCCGTttcatatttattatttttgttaccCAGCTGAAAATAAATTCAATTACCGAAACTTGCcaatatatattttctctcatcAGTTGCTGAGACTAATTATTTATCAAAATAGCGATAAAACGTTTAATAACAGAATTGTATATTGTCTTAGACTTCCAATAGTGCATTTAACACAGGGGTATAAGACATAGGCTTATAGGCCTCTTCAATGTTTGAAAGCTGGACAACATAAACTAACCTACTGAATAAAACCAAGCCTAACCTGGACATTTGACTGGAAAACAGGGTTTTCCAGTTAACTGGAAAGTTTCTACGACTAAGAAGGTTTCTTGGTTTTTGTTTCTAAATGTTAAAACACTTAGAAATAACAAAAACCACTTGGGGATGGACAAAAACACTTAGATACTTCATAAATTCTTGCTCACGGTCAAAACACTTTATACTACCAAAACACTTAAACAGGATTTGACGACAGGATGCCTGTCTTCAAagtgctatatacacacacttattTACGGTATTTAGACATACGAATCGTTATATTCCAAAATTTTACTTACTGTCCTCCATATTCTTTCCTTTATTTACTAGAAGGTAATATTTCTTCATAGAGATAAAAGTAATATTCATATAGGTATTTACTCAAGTGTTATTGAGGCCTTGTTCCTGTCGGTACTATGGTACGATCTGTGGTACGATTCCCGCCAGAATGGAACTAAACTTTTCttcagagagagaggtcataaaTAACCCAGCCTACACACCATTGGAATGAAATAAACTTAATAATATTTTCTCCGCTTATTGTGCTCATTCAAGTTCCTGTTGTCCTCTCATTGATTCCTATTGAAACACTTGAAGAACACTGAAGTGTTTGGGTCGTTGACATgaactctcttctgtcatgtttggGACTCACATCATCCTATAATTTAGTCTACTAAGACAacgtttcctgcctctactctccaCAGACGCCGTCATGTTGAGTCGACTCTTATACACAGCATGTCGCTGGCTTTGTCGTTGTCGACTCTTGCTTGTCTCAGTacaaagttaaaatctttaatCTTATACGCAAGTGTAATCTGCCGTAGCTGTCTGACCCCTAGGTGTTCTCCTCCTATATCTTCTGCTTCTGTTTGTTCGTATTTGATAATCTGTTTTATTTCACCTTTGTTAAATTTTGATTTTCAATCCTGCTTACTTTGtttaatttgtttaattttcTCCTTCCTTTGCGTACGGAGCTTCTGTTAGCTCAGTTAAGTGTTTTTCCCACAATGAAATTATATTAACGTgatttataaatgaaaaaatcaGTAGGAGGTAGGAGCCAAGTTTGCTATTTTGTGGTGTGATGGTCTAGGGCgtttgcttgggagtaccaaACGAGCGGGCTCAAATCCTCCTCATGGTTGGTAATGATTTGCTCGTTAAGGGTTTTTATCCTCTAGTTACCCCTCACCCGACCTCCCCTCTTCCCTTATattcccttcctctcccactcTTACTCAGTTATGACCTGATAATGACCcaggccggaccgaaacgtctgggggaaacaggttcagtgtgatatcaaccctcagatatttctctctatttgactcttgcaggatatcaactcccagatgcgACATTGTTTCATGTGTGTGGATTATTAGTTCAAGCCGCGTTATTCTGACTTAATCTCTAGAGAGGAGTCGTAGCTACGATGATTAATGAACGTTTAATTTGAATAACGATTTGCGTCAGGGAGAGACTGACGTCATCACAGTAGGACGCAAGTGATTGGTTGCTGAGCAAGGATACAAATCGCGAGGGAATCGCCAATCGGTTCCTTGAACTGCCTGAGAGGACACAGCTTGCTGTTCCTGCCTGGTTGTAATCAAATAGAAGAGTCGAGAGATGCGCTTTGGAGGATTTAAAACCATCAATGTCGATCATAAACCACGAAGGAGGGCTCAAATCAGTTTTAGAATCGCTAAATAATTTTATTTGAGTTCTTAGAGCTGTTAAGTGCAGTTAACAGAAGAATTGTTAGGAAGACTTAGTCGTCAGGGGACAGTGAAAATTTGACCTGCTCTCACGAATGTCTGAATTTGCTACTGGTACTGAATCACGACCTCGGAGAAGATTCGTGCAGCCGTCAGTTCATCGAGAACCTGCTCCAGAATGCTGGAAATTCGTGAGTGTGACGAATAATGGCTTAGATACTAATGATATAACTAACTGTGATATCCTTTACTTACTGACCAGCAAGTATAATTTATCACTAAACATAGTCCAGAACTGAAGTAAActctcagtgtgtatatatatatatatatatatatatatatatatatatatatatatatatatatatatatatatatatatatatatatatatatatatatatatacagacgaggagtcacaataacgtggctgaaatatgttgaccagaccacacactagaaagtgaagggacgacaacgtttcggtccgtcttggaccattctcaagctgaTCGACTTGAGTGTGTCTTAACTCATGAGTATGTCGTCTCTGGTCTTGACTCATCAGTATGTCGTCTCTGGGCTTGACTCATGAGTATGTCGTCTCTGGGCTTGACTCATGAGTATGTCGTCTCTGGGCTTGACTCATGAGTGTGTTGTCTCTGGGCTTGACTCATGAGTGTGTCGTCTCTGGGCTTGACTCATGAGTATGTCGTCTCTGGGCTTGACTCATGAGTATGTCGTCTCTGGGCTTGACTCATGAGTATGTCGTCTCTGGGCTTGACTCATGAGTGTGTCGTCTCTGGTCTTGACTCATGAGTGTGTCGTCTCTGGTCTTGACTCATGAGTATGTCGTCTCTGGGCTTGACTCATGAGTGTGTTGTCTCTGGGCTTGACTCATGAGTGTGTCGTCTCTGGTCTTGACTCATGAATATGTCGTCTCTGGACAGGCTGTATTACACACTCCTGTGTATTGTCTCCCTCGTCTCTGTGTGGTCCATAACTCAGTGAGCCACGTCTCCGGCCCCGCCTCACTTACCGCAGCCACTCCTCTCGCTTTATGTTCAGCCataaaggcagagagagagagagagggagaggagaaaaacTTTTCTGCTCCAAACACTTCTCCCTTCACAAATTCATAATTCTGGTGACGGACGGTTCGCTGCGTCCGTCGCCTTCGTCTCTCCGTATATTtccgtcaggaagggagggacatCAGACTCCTTCACGTCTGAAGCATCACTATTAACGACGTTTGTTGCTCTATACCTGTGTCTCAAGGGGCCTTTGGACTCCTTCATCTTCTTCTTACTGATTTTTCGAAATTGTTTGGAAAAAATAATTCCATTGATTCCTGTTATTTAAACCACAGATTTTGTTTTGATTGTTTCATTCTACATTTTGAGAAAATATTtatttgttaaatatattttaacaaaatTATCATTTATATGTAAATATTACAGTATCAGGAACACATTATTAGTTATTATTCAATTATATGTAAATTGTACACAGTTCTAACCACGTTTTTGCAACGTCATATTTTAGGTGTTGCCGGTGATACGTCTCAGACGTAGTGTGATGTTATAGACTCATATTTTGATGTTGCTTTAAAGTTCACACTTGAGTCATGTGGCAATTTCACGCATTATCCGGGGATTATCGTTCTTACGGCAGGTGTCTGATGCCTGCTTCTTGTCTCTGCTCTTGTCATATCTTTACAGCCTCTCTGATTGTGTAAAGTTCTTCTCATCTCCTCACAATCACTTCATATGTGTTATGTACATTTTGTATCCTCACAATCACTCCAGGATCAACATCTGTATGACGGAATTCTCTCCACCTTCTTACAGCATCCCCACTTGTGTGGTGTTTCTCTTAACTCTTCCATAGCATCTCCATCTCTGCGGTGACCTCTTCTTACCTCTCCCACAGCATCTAGACCTGCGTGAAATTCTCTCCCACAGCTCCTCCCACCTTTTCTGATCTTACAATACTGTGGGAGGATTGTCTTACCTGGCCTTCATTACTGACATACAAACAATCTCGAAAACAATTCTTCCATTAGCACTCGGTGCTTCATATTCCCGATAAAATCTTTTCTTTCAAGGCTCTGATTTTTGTCAGTGTTCCCTGCCACTTTCCGGTAGTTTTTGACTTCAAAGTTCCTAATTGATTTGCGCATCTTATCTTCACTTCATGTATTTTTAAATTGTTGTATATTTCCATAGATTTCTAATCCACATTATTGTCAGGATCGAAGGGATTTCATATTCAGTTAGATTTCTAATTCACATTATTGTCAGGATCGAAGGGATTTCATATTCAGTTAGATTTCTAATTCACATTATTGTCAGGATCGAAGGGATTTCATATTCAGTTAGATTTCTAATCCATATTATTGTCAGGATCGAAGGGATTTCATATTCAGTTAAGGAAGTCATCATGAAAGTGTTTCTGCTTCCTTG from the Procambarus clarkii isolate CNS0578487 chromosome 69, FALCON_Pclarkii_2.0, whole genome shotgun sequence genome contains:
- the LOC138355855 gene encoding uncharacterized protein codes for the protein MAEHKARGVAATFMCHSYFPDLTPPDLTPPDLTPPDLTPPDLTPSDLTPPDLTPPDLTPPDLTPPDLTPPDLTPPDLTPPDLTPPDLSRPDLTPPDLTPPDLTPPDLTPPDLTPSDLTPPDLTPPDLTPPDLTPPDLTPPDLTPPDLTPPDLSPPDLSPPDLTPPDLTPPDLTPPDLTPPDLTPPDLTPPDLSPLDLSPPDLTPPDLSPPDLSPPGLTPPDLSPPDLTPPDLSPPDLTPPDLTPPDLTPPDLTPPDLSRPDLSPPDLTPPDLSPPDLTPPYLTPPDLTPPDLSPPDLTPPDLSPPDLTPPDLSPPDLSPPDLTPPDLTPPDLTPPDLSPPDLSPPDLSPPDLTPPDLSPPDLSPPDLSPPDLSPPDLTPPDLSPPDLSPPDLFPPDLIPSLLCPTHYTAGYKTQYTGRYETQYTEETQYTGRYETQYTEETQYTERYETQYTEETQYTGRYETQYTEETQYTESARVSVSAPREKLRHKAVFLLL